One Rosa chinensis cultivar Old Blush chromosome 5, RchiOBHm-V2, whole genome shotgun sequence genomic region harbors:
- the LOC112166314 gene encoding peroxisome biogenesis protein 1 isoform X2, with translation MLSSNISKALLRVQDADRRLVHQSNVKGVELGVVLTSVAIIHPETAKMFSLQSLELVAVVPRLVPKESMKNSESDGLRIRSSTTKESSVRVPNDKKDNRQAVVRLLISDSVAKGHLMIAQSLRLYLRAGLHSLVYLKGCGAILKNNMPLCSLSPCHFKISPKEKAVERNGLQVLDRHITRKKNDMLLTPGSSTYIDVVDWSTHDKVVADFSCKEDEEPAHQSDKGNGVESLLKAWILAQLDAITSKAGVEVNSLILGNETLLHFEVKGNQSGIEESSNDFLANNNMNPEVPVEVLYVLTISKESQCGGNVYELVFDERNKGNNNNLDSLEKHMGEPVSFYSVRERMSDKDITSDISSLSWMGTTASEVLNRMLVLLTPVYGVWFSSHNLPLPGHVLIHGPPGSGKTLLARTVGKCLEEHGGLLAHIVYVCCSQLAMEKALTVRQALSSYISEALDHAPSLVILDDLDSIVSSSSESEGSQPSTSVVALAEFLIDIMDEYGEKRKISCGIGPLAFIASSKSLESIPQSLSSSGRFDFHVQMPAPAASERAAILKHEIRRRCLQCSDEILQDVASKCDGYDAYDLEILVDRTVHAAIGRFLPYQFASDEREKPTLLADDFSRAMHEFLPVAMRDITKSASEGGRSGWDDVGGLVDIRNAIKEMIELPSKFPNIFAKAPLRLRSNVLLYGPPGCGKTHIVGSAAAACSLRFISVKGPELLNKYIGASEQAVRDIFSKAAAAAPCLLFFDEFDSIAPKRGHDNTGVTDRVVNQFLTELDGVEVLTGVFVFAATSRPDLLDAALLRPGRLDRLLFCDFPSPRERLDILTVLSKKLPLDGDVDLSAIADMTEGYSGADLQALLSDAQLAAVHEILDGTYTNDPGRKPVISDALLKSTASRTRPSVSEAEKQKFYDIYSQFLDSKRSVAAQSRDAKGKRATLA, from the exons ATGCTCTCGTCTAATATTTCAAAAGCACTACTCCGTGTTCAAGATGCAGACAGGAGATTAGTTCACCAAAGTAATGTGAAAGGTGTTGAGCTTGGAGTTGTTCTCACTTCTGTTGCTATTATTCACCCAGAAACAGCAAAAATGTTCTCATTACAGTCTCTTGAGTTAGTAGCTGTTGTGCCGAGATTGGTACCAAAAGAAAGCATGAAAAATTCTGAAAGTGATGGGTTGAGAATAAGAAGTTCAACAACAAAGGAATCTAGTGTTAGAGTTCCAAATGACAAAAAGGACAATCGTCAAGCAGTAGTTCGGCTGTTGATTTCCGACTCAGTTGCTAAAGGGCATCTAATGATTGCCCAGTCTCTTCGCCTCTACCTTAGGGCTGGTTTGCATTCAT TGGTTTATTTAAAGGGATGCGGTGCTATTTTGAAGAATAACATGCCATTGTGTTCACTTTCACCCTGCCACTTCAAGATATCTCCTAAAGAGAAAGCTGTTGAAAGAAATGGTTTACAAGTTCTTGACAGACATATAACTCGTAAGAAGAATGACATGCTTCTAACACCTGGCTCAAGCACCTATATAGATGTTGTTGATTGGTCAACCCATGACAAAGTTGTTGCCGATTTTTCTTGCAAAGAGGATGAAGAACCTGCCCATCAGTCTGACAAGGGAAATGGAGTAGAAAGTCTACTTAAAGCTTGGATCCTTGCACAGTTAGATGCTATTACTTCCAAAGCAGGAGTAGAAGTTAATTCATTGATTTTGGGAAATGAAACTTTGCTTCATTTTGAAGTGAAAGGGAACCAGTCTGGGATTGAGGAATCATCAAATGATTTCCTggcaaacaataatatgaatcctGAAGTTCCAGTTGAAGTCTTGTATGTATTGACAATTTCCAAGGAATCTCAATGTGGCGGAAATGTGTATGAGCTTGTATTTGATGAAAGAAACAAAGGCAACAACAATAATCTTGACTCACTTGAAAAGCATATGGGTGAACCTGTGTCCTTTTATTCAGTAAGAGAAAGAATGTCTGACAAGGATATTACTTCTGATATATCTTCCTTGAGCTGGATGGGGACAACTGCTTCTGAAGTTTTAAATA GAATGTTGGTGTTGCTAACTCCTGTTTATGGGGTATGGTTTAGTTCACATAATCTTCCTCTCCCTGGACATGTTCTGATACATGGACCTCCG GGTTCTGGAAAGACATTATTAGCGAGAACTGTTGGAAAATGTCTTGAGGAACATGGAGGTCTTCTAGCACACAT AGTTTATGTATGCTGTTCTCAACTTGCCATGGAAAAGGCCTTGACCGTTCGCCAAGCACTCTCTAGCTACATATCTGAGGCTTTAGATCACGCACCATCTCTTGTAATTCTTGACGATCTTGATAGCATTGTTTCATCCTCTTCAGAATcagaaggatctcaaccttcaaCTTCTGTTGTTGCACTAGCAGAATTTCTCATAGACATTATGGATGAATATGGG GAAAAAAGGAAGATCTCCTGTGGAATTGGCCCCCTTGCTTTCATAGCTTCCTCAAAGTCATTAGAGAGTATACCACAGTCATTGAGCTCTTCAG GTAGGTTTGACTTTCATGTCCAAATGCCTGCTCCTGCTGCCTCAGAACGTGCAGCCATTTTGAAACATGAAATTCGGAGGCGTTGCTTGCAATGTTCTGATGAAATCTTACAAGATGTAGCTTCCAAATGTGATGGCTATGATGCATATGATCTG GAAATCTTGGTTGATAGAACTGTCCATGCCGCCATAGGTCGTTTTCTGCCTTATCAGTTTGCTTCTGATGAGCGTGAAAAACCCACTTTACTTGCGGATGATTTCTCTCGGGCAATGCATGAGTTCCTTCCGGTTGCCATGCGTGACATCACTAAGTCTGCTTCTGAAGGGGGTCGTTCTGGGTGGGATGACGTTGGTGGTCTTGTTGACATTCGCAATGCAATTAAAGAG aTGATTGAATTGCCTTCAAAATTCCCAAATATCTTTGCAAAAGCTCCTTTAAGGTTGCGGTCAAATGTATTATTGTATGGGCCACCTGGCTGTGGAAAAACGCATATAGTTGGTTCTGCTGCTGCTGCCTGTTCACTACGATTTATATCAGTCAAAGGACCTGAGCTGTTGAATAAATACATTGGTGCTTCTGAGCAAGCT GTTCGGGATATATTCTCCAAAGCAGCTGCTGCAGCACCATGCCTTCTCTTTTTTGACGAATTTGATTCTATTGCCCCAAAAAGGGGACATGACAATACTGGAGTAACTGATCGTGTTGTCAATCAG TTTCTGACTGAATTGGATGGTGTTGAAGTTTTGACTGGTGTTTTTGTGTttgctgcaacaag TAGACCAGATTTGCTTGATGCTGCACTTCTGAGACCTGGTAGGCTGGATCGCCTTCTGTTTTGTGATTTTCCATCTCCGCGTGAAAGGTTGGATATTCTAACAGTCCTTTCGAAAAAG CTACCACTGGATGGTGATGTGGATTTATCTGCCATAGCTGATATGACTGAGGGATATAGTGGGGCTGACCTTCAAGCACTTCTCTCAGATGCTCAGCTTGCAGCAGTGCATGAAATTCTGGATGGTACATATACCAATGATCCAGGGAGAAAGCCAGTTATTTCTGATGCTCTCTTGAAGTCTACTGCTTCCAGGACGAGACCATCTGTTTCTGAGGCTGAGAAGCAAAAATTTTACGACATTTACAGCCAGTTCTTGGATTCAAAAAGATCCGTTGCCGCACAG TCAAGAGATGCAAAAGGCAAGAGAGCAACCCTAGCATGA